One Aphelocoma coerulescens isolate FSJ_1873_10779 chromosome 5, UR_Acoe_1.0, whole genome shotgun sequence DNA segment encodes these proteins:
- the LYVE1 gene encoding lymphatic vessel endothelial hyaluronic acid receptor 1, translating to MATYFGVTSAVFFIWVMTFLAQNYFVTGSIHSSCRIKGIGIYLDQKANFSEASNGCNQLSLQLASKQQVEEALKHGFETCIFGWVKEGFVVIPRITSNQKCGRGKTGIVQWNAGKDKTFNLYCFNSSDVQINSCQPDPTTTTFLSSSASRDLTAYSTPDLAENITAVPTVTVTESEKFLRNRFRVICVTETILPTEGPTTQMPEEHSPTDSPKHTPHLAFKNDAVVFGGIPTALLVLAIIFFIISVVLAVCYIKRYKKTLPFLNKNQQKEAVVTTALKETKSNDQTPEKETQNNGNKVEECKTKSEATVKCLEAEV from the exons ATGGCAACTTATTTTGGAGTTACCTCAGCAGTGTTTTTCATCTGGGTTATGACATTCCTGGCTCAAAATTACTTTGTAACAG GTTCCATTCATTCATCTTGCAGGATCAAGGGTATAGGAATTTATCTTGATCAGAAAGCTAATTTCTCAGAAGCAAGTAATGGATGTAATCAACTCAGTCTACAGCTGGCAAGTAAACAGCAAGTTGAAGAGGCTCTGAAGCACGGCTTTGAAACGTGCAT CTTCGGATGGGTGAAAGAGGGATTCGTTGTTATTCCTCGGATAACATCCAACCAGAAATGTGGTCGGGGAAAAACTGGAATAGTTCAATGGAATGCTGGCAAGGATAAAACATTTAATCTCTACTGCTTCAATTCCTCAG ATGTCCAGATTAATTCATGTCAACCAGACCCAACTACAACCACATTTCTTTCATCGAGTGCATCAAGGGACCTAACTGCATATTCAACCCCTGATTTGGCTGAGAACATTACAGCAGTGCCCACTGTGACAGTGACTGAGTCAGAAAAATTCCTGAGAAACAGATTTCGTGTCATATGTGTGACTGAAACAATCTTACCAACAGAGGGGCCTACCACACAAATGCCAGAGGAGCACTCACCCACTGACTCTCCCAAGCACACTCCCCATCTGGCCTTTAAGAATGATGCTGTTGTTTTTGGAG GTATCCCCACTGCACTTCTTGTACTGGCAATCATCTTCTTCATTATTTCAGTTGTTCTAGCAGTCTGTTATATCAAAAG gtacAAGAAAACCTTACCATTTTTAAACAAGAATCAGCAAAAAGAAGCAGTTGTAACTACTGCTCTCAAAGAGACAAAATCAAATGACCAGACACCTGAGAAGGAAACACAGAATAATGGAAATAAGGTAGAAGAGTGTAAAACTAAGTCTGAGGCCACAGTAAAATGTCTAGAAGCAGAAGTTTAA